The Suncus etruscus isolate mSunEtr1 chromosome 14, mSunEtr1.pri.cur, whole genome shotgun sequence genome contains a region encoding:
- the CD22 gene encoding B-cell receptor CD22 — MYLLGTFILLLEYMVFSHSFNWNFQHPKVLYSWEGGCIWIPCTYRIPGNGHTLENLIVYHNYIYNASIKDFMGTILYSTLKSPDQGQTGKFGVQQERIQFLGDNRSNCTLRIHPVSVNDSGILGLRMIAENNKWMENVTLNISEMAPPPSIQLPTKIQEFQMAKLTCSLNTACFGYQIELRWSLEGPTDNKIELTDKKILTQSQLSFQPQWEHHGKNATCQLWDLEKNQSLSKTSVTLDVKHKPKLHIKVSPQETMVKEGMHVTMTCQIISSNPEYQTVSWLKDGKPLPKQQMLRGQKELTLFPVTKDMRGQYQCEARNALGTGKSESVTFQVHYPPEPSQVDISPLPVVEGRPVQLTCISSASPPPTNFSWFHNEQTLPVTTQKFQINQVGLNHAGTYSCLAENSLGRGEVDQEADLDVHYPPKQVMTVIQTPTRIREGDNVTVSCQYNSSNPKVTYYKWDFERRQRSLNSRELKIYNVAWDHKTVACAACNEWCSWSPTVNLHVQYAPRDVTVQFSSTRPVLFGAKLVLRCSFSSSSPATVSFLWKKNGILQWQEQELHFDAITPEDSGTYHCEVNNSIGRTQSPAQMVSVLYAPRRLRVTFSPKSSMVEGKMVVLRCEGEANPSIYHYAWFDWNNQDLHHYEQTLRLEPVTVQHSGAYWCQGINKLGQSRSPLTTLTVHYSSKTITKHVALGLAVLLITSFLLFWVIKLQQRKRIQSQQGLQENSSGQSFFVRNTKVRGTPLAEGPPSLGCYNPVMEEATSYAVLNFPDTPRTGNSGTSGTQRPSPNWTDTVTYSVVQKPKCFSQGDYENLSPDALEDEGLHYSELVRFGAGERSPEPEAVEYVTLKH, encoded by the exons ATGTACCTGCTCGGCACCTTCATCCTGCTCCTTG AATACATGgtgttctctcattcattcaacTGGAATTTTCAGCACCCCAAAGTCCTCTACTCCTGGGAGGGGGGCTGCATCTGGATTCCTTGCACCTATCGTATCCCAGGGAATGGACACACATTGGAAAATCTGATTGTGTACCACAACTACATCTATAATGCCAGCATAAAAGACTTCATGGGCACCATCCTCTATAGCACCCTGAAGTCCCCTGATCAAGGACAGACAGGGAAGTTTGGGGTTCAGCAGGAGCGGATTCAGTTTCTGGGAGACAACCGATCCAACTGCACCCTACGCATCCACCCTGTGAGTGTCAATGACAGCGGCATTTTGGGGCTGAGAATGATTGCAGAAAACAACAAATGGATGGAGAATGTCACCCTCAACATCTCAG AAATGGCTCCTCCACCTTCTATTCAGCTCCCTACAAAAATCCAAGAGTTCCAGATGGCCAAACTGACTTGCTCACTGAACACCGCCTGCTTTGGCTACCAGATAGAACTAAGGTGGTCCCTGGAAGGGCCTACCGACAACAAGATAGAGCTGACCGACAAGAAGATCCTCACCCAGAGCcagctatcattccagccccagtgGGAGCACCATGGCAAGAATGCCACCTGTCAGCTCTGGGATCTTGAAAAGAACCAGTCGCTGTCCAAGACCTCGGTGACACTGGATGTGAAGC ACAAGCCAAAGTTGCACATCAAGGTCAGTCCCCAAGAAACGATGGTGAAAGAGGGGATGCATGTGACCATGACTTGCCAGATCATCAGCAGCAACCCTGAGTATCAGACAGTCTCCTGGCTCAAAGATGGGAAGCCCTTGCCTAAGCAGCAGATGCTGAGAGGACAGAAGGAGCTGACCCTGTTCCCCGTGACCAAAGACATGCGTGGACAGTACCAGTGTGAAGCCAGAAATGCCCTGGGAACTGGAAAATCTGAGTCAGTGACCTTCCAAGTCCACT ATCCTCCAGAACCTTCCCAGGTTGATATCTCCCCCTTGCCAGTTGTGGAGGGAAGACCAGTACAGCTGACATGCATATCATCAGCCAGTCCTCCTCCAACCAACTTCAGCTGGTTTCACAATGAACAAACCCTGCCAGTAACGAcccagaaatttcagatcaaccAAGTCGGCCTCAATCACGCTGGCACTTACTCTTGTCTGGCAGAAAATTCTCTTGGTCGTGGAGAGGTTGACCAAGAAGCTGATTTGGATGTGCATT ATCCCCCCAAGCAAGTGATGACGGTGATTCAGACCCCCACAAGGATCCGAGAAGGAGACAATGTGACTGTGTCCTGTCAATACAATTCCAGTAACCCCAAAGTGACCTACTATAAATGGGACTTCGAAAGACGCCAGAGAAGTTTAAACTCTAGGGAACTGAAGATTTACAATGTTGCCTGGGACCACAAGACAGTGGCCTGTGCAGCTTGTAACGAATGGTGTTCATGGTCCCCCACAGTCAACCTGCACGTCCAGT ATGCCCCCCGAGATGTCACAGTGCAGTTCAGCTCCACTCGCCCGGTTCTCTTCGGGGCCAAGCTCGTGCTCAGGTGCAGCTTCTCCAGCAGCAGTCCTGCTACCGTGAGCTTCCTCTGGAAGAAGAACGGGATCCTCCAGTGGCAGGAACAGGAGCTGCACTTCGACGCCATCACACCCGAAGATTCCGGCACGTACCACTGCGAGGTCAACAACTCCATTGGCCGTACTCAGTCCCCGGCCCAGATGGTCTCTGTGCTGT ATGCACCCCGGAGGCTGCGTGTGACCTTTAGCCCAAAGAGCAGCATGGTAGAAGGGAAGATGGTCGTGCTCAGGTGTGAGGGTGAGGCCAACCCCTCCATCTACCACTATGCCTGGTTTGACTGGAACAACCAGGATCTTCACCATTACGAGCAGACACTGAGATTGGAGCCCGTAACAGTCCAGCACTCGGGAGCCTACTGGTGCCAGGGGATCAACAAACTGGGCCAGAGTCGGTCGCCCCTCACCACCCTTACCGTACACT ATAGCTCAAAGACCATCACCAAGCATGTGGCCCTGGGACTGGCTGTGCTCCTGATCACCTCCTTCCTGCTCTTCTGGGTTATCAAGCTGCAGCAAAG GAAGAGAATTCAGAGCCAGCAAGGCCTTCAGGAAAATTCCAGTGGGCAGAGCTTCTTTGTGAGGAATACGAAG GTCAGAGGGACTCCCCTGGCTGAAGGTCCCCCATCCTTGGGCTGCTACAATCCGGTGATGGAGGAAGCCACCAGCTACGCTGTCCTGAACTTTCCCGACACACCGAGGACAGG GAATTCGGGGACCTCAGGGACACAGCGGCCTTCCCCCAATTGGACAGACACAGTCACCTACTCGGTGGTGCAGAAGCCGAA GTGCTTTTCTCAGGGTGACTACGAGAACTTGAGTCCAGATGCTCTTGAAGATGAGGGTCTGCATTACTCGGAACTGGTTCGCTTTGGGGCCGGGGAGCGCTCCCCAGAGCCCGAGGCGGTGGAGTATGTAACTCTCAAGCACTGA
- the LOC126028483 gene encoding free fatty acid receptor 3-like — MNTTWHQLSSPGDYWLHFSVYLFAFLVGLPLNLLALVIFVSKLRRHAVAVDVLLLNLTISDLILLLTLTFRMVEAASGMRWPLPYFLCPVSGYFFFVTIYFTSLSLAAVSIERFLSVARPIWYQSQPRVRQAVLVSLACWLLVGIHCSVVYIVGFSGNTTHSQGRNGTCYMEFRKDQLALLLPVRLEVAVVLFGVPLVITIYCYSHLIYLLSKGSSHRRKRRVTGLVVATLLNFIIFFGPYNLSHVVGFIQGRNPPWRSYVLLLSTLNSCIDPLVYYFSSSQFQENVHRLLQRLSEACRPRKQPDCAKLNEMMEKGVTICTGST, encoded by the coding sequence ATGAACACAACTTGGCACCAGCTGTCCTCCCCTGGCGACTACTGGCTTCACTTCTCCGTGTACCTCTTTGCCTTCTTGGTGGGGCTCCCCCTGAACCTGCTGGCTCTGGTCATCTTCGTGAGCAAGCTGCGACGTCATGCAGTGGCTGTGGACGTGCTCCTGCTCAACCTGACCATCTCGGACCTCATCCTCCTTCTCACCCTGACTTTCCGCATGGTGGAGGCAGCCAGTGGCATGCGCTGGCCTCTGCCCTACTTCCTCTGCCCTGTCTCAGGATACTTCTTCTTCGTCACCATCTATTTCACCTCCCTCTCTCTAGCAGCTGTGAGCATTGAGCGCTTCCTAAGCGTAGCCCGTCCAATCTGGTACCAGAGCCAGCCTAGGGTGAGACAGGCTGTCCTGGTCAGCTTGGCCTGCTGGCTGCTGGTTGGGATCCACTGTAGTGTGGTCTATATTGTGGGATTCTCTGGGAATACCACCCACAGCCAAGGAAGAAATGGCACCTGCTACATGGAATTTCGGAAAGACCAGCTTGCTCTTCTCCTGCCTGTCCGGTTGGAGGTAGCAGTGGTTCTTTTCGGGGTGCCCCTGGTTATTACAATTTATTGCTACAGTCACCTCATCTATTTGCTCAGCAAGGGATCCAGCCATCGCCGGAAGAGGAGGGTGACAGGGTTGGTGGTGGCCACACTGCTCAACTTCATCATCTTCTTCGGGCCCTACAACCTGTCCCACGTTGTGGGCTTTATCCAGGGTCGGAATCCCCCATGGAGAAGTTATGTGCTCCTTCTCAGCACCCTGAACTCCTGTATCGACCCTCTTGTCTACTACTTCTCCTCTTCTCAGTTCCAAGAGAATGTTCACAGGCTGCTACAGAGACTGTCTGAGGCTTGCAGACCCAGGAAGCAGCCAGACTGTGCAAAGCTAAATGAGATGATGGAAAAAGGGGTTACCATTTGCACTGGTTCAACCTAG
- the FFAR1 gene encoding free fatty acid receptor 1, with protein MDLPPQLAFSLYVAAFVLGFPLNVLAIRGAVAHARLRLTPSLVYALHLGCSDLLLALSLPLKAVEALAGGAWPLPLALCPAFALAHFAPLYAGGGFLAALSAGRYLGAAFPLGYQAIRRPCYSWGVCVAVWGLVLCHLGLVFGLEAPGGWMDNTTNSLGINRPVNGSPVCLEAWDPASAGPARLSLSLLLFFLPLCITAFCYVGCLRALAGSGLSHRRKLRAAWVAGGALLTLLLCLGPYNASNVAGFLHPNMGASWRKLGLITGAWSVVLNPLVTGYLGGGPGRGTSCTAKTKGGTSQK; from the coding sequence ATGGACCTGCCCCCCCAGCTGGCCTTCTCCCTCTACGTGGCAGCCTTTGTGCTGGGCTTCCCACTTAACGTGTTAGCCATCCGAGGGGCCGTGGCACACGCCCGCCTCCGCCTCACCCCCAGTCTGGTCTATGCTTTGCACTTGGGCTGCTCCGACCTGCTGCTGGCCCTGTCTCTGCCCCTCAAGGCCGTGGAGGCCCTGGCGGGGGGTGCTTGGCCCCTGCCCTTGGCGCTCTGCCCAGCTTTTGCCCTCGCCCACTTTGCCCCACTCTATGCAGGTGGCGGCTTCTTGGCGGCGCTGAGTGCTGGCCGCTACCTGGGTGCTGCCTTCCCCTTGGGCTACCAAGCCATCCGGAGGCCCTGCTattcttggggtgtgtgtgtagcTGTATGGGGCCTGGTTCTCTGCCACCTGGGGCTGGTTTTTGGGCTGGAGGCTCCAGGGGGCTGGATGGACAATACCACCAACTCTCTGGGCATCAACAGGCCTGTCAATGGTTCCCCTGTGTGCCTGGAGGCCTGGGACCCCGCTTCAGCAGGGCCTGCTCGCCTCAGCCTTTCTCTACTGCTTTTCTTTCTGCCCCTATGCATCACGGCCTTCTGCTATGTGGGCTGCCTCCGGGCACTGGCTGGCTCAGGCTTGAGCCACAGACGCAAGCTGAGGGCAGCCTGGGTGGCCGGTGGGGCACTGCTCACGCTCTTGCTCTGCTTAGGGCCGTACAACGCCTCCAATGTGGCCGGCTTCCTGCACCCCAATATGGGAGCCAGCTGGCGGAAGCTGGGGCTCATCACGGGTGCTTGGAGCGTGGTACTCAACCCTCTGGTGACTGGGTACCTGGGAGGGGGACCTGGGAGGGGTACATCGTGTACAGCAAAAACCAAAGGGGGCACATCTCAGAAGTAG